A single window of Lutzomyia longipalpis isolate SR_M1_2022 chromosome 1, ASM2433408v1 DNA harbors:
- the LOC129786349 gene encoding iron-sulfur cluster co-chaperone protein HscB: MSVLARTLIWESLSSVQRIPRNFFPHSNKFVRHFSSQNTCWNCGTTSGNGIFCSKCNFVQKVDEKKDYFEILDLPRNFNVDSNALTKKFREMQSILHPDKFSSRSQKEQDISLEWSSLVNKAYKTLLAPLKRGEYILEQNGVELPQDNSALDQKFLMEMMERNEEVDAAETPEDLKRLQETVKKELEELSAELSKAFDKKRLDEAVAVIVKMKYSISLGNSLKEKRRRLGFVD, encoded by the exons ATGAGTGTCCTCGCCAGGACCCTAATCTGGGAGTCCCTCTCCAGTGTCCAGAGAATCCCCAGAAACTTTTTTCCGCACTCAAACAAATTCGtaagacatttttcttcgCAGAATACTTGTTGGAACTGCGGCACTACATCCGGAAACGGGATTTTCTGTTCAAAGTgcaattttgtacaaaaagttgatgagaaaaaa GATTACTTTGAAATACTAGACTTACCGAGAAACTTCAATGTCGACAGTAATGCCTTGACGAAGAAATTCCGTGAGATGCAGAGCATCCTGCATCCTGATAAATTCAGTAGTAGAAGTCAGAAAGAGCAGGATATTTCACTTGAATGGAGTTCCCTTGTAAATAAGGCATACAAGACCCTCCTGGCGCCCTTAAAGCGTGGAGAGTACATCCTTGAGCAAAATGGAGTGGAGCTGCCGCAGGATAACAGTGCTCTTGATCAGAAGTTCCTCATGGAGATGATGGAGAGGAATGAGGAGGTTGATGCAGCAGAAACTCCCGAAGATTTGAAGAGATTGCAAGAGACGGTAAAGAAAGAACTGGAAGAACTCTCTGCAGAACTTTCCAAAGCGTTTGATAAGAAACGTCTGGATGAAGCTGTGGCTGTAATTGTAAagatgaaatattcaattagtTTGGGGAATAGTTTGAAGGAGAAAAGGCGAAGATTGGGATTTGttg